From the genome of Ferrovibrio sp. MS7:
TATTCCGTGACGATGGAGCGCCCGAGATCGCCCTGTGCCATGCCGCCGAGCACATGGGCAAGTTCGCCGGTCACCTCGCGCAGGGTGGAGGACAGGCCATTGAGCTGCTGCGTCAGGGTAAGTTGAAACCCCTCCTTGCCGCTTTCATCCAATTGGATCGACAAGTCGCCGCTGGCGATGCGCTGGCAGAGATCGGCAATCTCGCGCGCTGCCGCCGCCTCCTGCGCCTCCCGCTCCTTGCGCCGGGCCTTGCTGTTGCGTGCCTGCTCGGCATTCTCCGCTTCCAGCCGCTTCTTCTCCTCGGCGTTGCGCTTGAACACTTCGACATTGCGCGCCATCACGCCGATCTCGTCGCCCCGGTCAACGCCAGGCACCATTGACTCCTCGTCACGTGCCAGCTTCGCCATCGAGTCAGACAGGCCATTCAGCGGCTTGACGATGCCACTGCGCGCGATCAGGAAGGAAACCAGCAGCATCAGCGTAAGGCCGCCGATGCCGATAGAACTCAGCCGCGTGATGTGATGATCGTAGTAGCGTTCCAGTTCGCGCCGCAATTCGCCAATATTTTCCGCATTGTCCTTGGCCAGAAGCTGCACCGCGCGGTTCAGCGCCTGGCGATTGCTGCGGTTAGCTTCGTTGTCGCCGAATTCGCGCGCCTTGGCCGGGGTCTCCTGCGAGCCAAGCCGCGCCAGTTCGGTGCGGAATTCGATGAACTGCTTCACGCTGGTGAAGGCGGCGTTGCGGTCGGCATCAAGCTGCGCCGGCAGCAACGAGCGCCATTCCTGCATCGCCACGTCGATCTTCTTTAGGCCTTCAATCAGCAGCTTGCCGTAACGGTCCGCTTCTTGATTGGTATTCGACATATAGACGCCGCGCGATTCCATCACCACGGCATTGATCAGGCCGTTGACCTGCTCGGCGATCACTGCCTGGCGGCTCTCGCGCTCGATCTGTGCCAGCTTGGCATTATAGGTGCGCAAGGCATCCACGCCCATATAGGTCATGGTAGCGCCGAGCAAACCGGCCAACAGGACGATGAAATAGATTTTGCCGCCAAGCCCGATACGGGCCAAAGCCTGGGTCATGTGCGCCTCCCCTGCGACTAGCGGCCAGCTTTCCATGAAGCCGACTCTGC
Proteins encoded in this window:
- a CDS encoding methyl-accepting chemotaxis protein, which codes for MTQALARIGLGGKIYFIVLLAGLLGATMTYMGVDALRTYNAKLAQIERESRQAVIAEQVNGLINAVVMESRGVYMSNTNQEADRYGKLLIEGLKKIDVAMQEWRSLLPAQLDADRNAAFTSVKQFIEFRTELARLGSQETPAKAREFGDNEANRSNRQALNRAVQLLAKDNAENIGELRRELERYYDHHITRLSSIGIGGLTLMLLVSFLIARSGIVKPLNGLSDSMAKLARDEESMVPGVDRGDEIGVMARNVEVFKRNAEEKKRLEAENAEQARNSKARRKEREAQEAAAAREIADLCQRIASGDLSIQLDESGKEGFQLTLTQQLNGLSSTLREVTGELAHVLGGMAQGDLGRSIVTEYRGVFGELRRNVNATAAKLREVAGRLSGTAQAVQSASAEISTGSQDLASRTEAQAASIEQTAASMQEITTTVKLNADNAAAADQLSQAAREAAAKGGNVVQDAVTAMSGIEESARRISDIVALIDEIAFQTNLLALNASVEAARAGEAGKGFAVVAQEVRALAQRSANASKDIKALISTSNGQVRQGVALVNQAGGTLVDIVASIKKVSDIVAEIAAASREQATGLEQVNTAVGHMDEMTQRNAALVEQTTAAAQSLNSQAQDLAGVVAFFRV